A DNA window from Zonotrichia albicollis isolate bZonAlb1 chromosome 2, bZonAlb1.hap1, whole genome shotgun sequence contains the following coding sequences:
- the GTF3A gene encoding transcription factor IIIA isoform X1: MAGALGDSGGDGSGGSALLPSYICSFPGCDAAFNKAWRLSAHLCRHTGERPYVCDYEGCGKGFTRDFHRARHLLTHTGEKPFECTTDGCNAKFGTKSNMKKHIERKHQNQQKQYVCDFEGCNKSFKKHQQLKVHQCHHTNEPPFKCNKEGCGKSFSTPSRLKRHEKIHEGYACKKENCSYIGKTWTELLKHNKVSHAEPIVCSECNKTFKRKDYLKQHQKTHAVEREVCRCPREGCGRTYTTLFNLQSHILSFHEEKKPFSCDYPGCGKVFAMKQSLARHAVVHDPEKRKLNLKAKRSRPKRSLASRLSGYIPPKTQPGKDEVVVESKTADKLMENGIPAVEIWTL, from the exons ATGGCCGGCGCGCTGGGGGACAGCGGCGGGGACGGGAGTGGTGGGAGCGCGCTCCTCCCTTCCTACATCTGCTCCTTCCCCGGCTGCGACGCCGCTTTCAACAAGGCCTGGCGGCTGTCCGCCCACCTCTGCCGGCACACGGGCGAG AGGCCGTATGTTTGCGATTATGAAGGCTGCGGCAAAGGGTTCACGAGGGACTTCCACCGCGCCCGACACCTCCTCACGCACACCGGGGAAAAGCCGTTCGA GTGCACAACCGATGGGTGCAATGCAAAATTTGGAACAAAATCAAACATGAAGAAGCACATTGAGCGCAAGCATCAGAATCAGCAAAAGCAATATGTG TGTGACTTTGAAGGCTGTAACAAGTCTTTCAAGAAGCATCAGCAACTTAAAGTTCATCAATGTCACCACACCAATGAACCTCCCTTCAA GTGTAATAAAGAAGGATGTGGAAAGAGTTTCTCTACTCCAAGTCGACTAAAGCGGCATGAGAAGATACATGAAG GCTATGCATGCAAGAAGGAAAACTGCTCATATATTGGAAAAACTTGGACAGAGCTTCTGAAACATAATAAAGTCAGTCATGCAG AGCCAATAGTCTGCAGTGAATGTAACAAAACTTTTAAACGGAAGGATTACCTCAAGCAGCATCAAAAGACACATGCTGTGGAGAGGGAAGTCTGTCGCTGCCCCAGAGAAGGATGTGGAAGAACATACACAACTTTATTTAACCTTCAAAGCCATATCCTCTCTTTTCATGAGGAGAAAAAACCATTCTCTTGTGATTATCCAGGCTGTGGAAAAGTGTTTGCAATGAAG CAGAGCCTAGCAAGACATGCAGTTGTACATGATCCTGAAAAGAGAAAGCTGAACTTGAAA GCAAAGCGTTCTCGTCCCAAGAGGAGCTTAGCCTCTCGTCTCAGTGGCTACATTCCTCCCAAAACACAGCCAGGAAAGGATGAGGTTGTGGTGGAAAGCAAGACAGCAGATAAGCTCATGGAAAATGGAATACCAGCTGTTGAAATTTGGACTCTGTAG
- the GTF3A gene encoding transcription factor IIIA isoform X2 gives MAGALGDSGGDGSGGSALLPSYICSFPGCDAAFNKAWRLSAHLCRHTGERPYVCDYEGCGKGFTRDFHRARHLLTHTGEKPFECTTDGCNAKFGTKSNMKKHIERKHQNQQKQYVCDFEGCNKSFKKHQQLKVHQCHHTNEPPFKCNKEGCGKSFSTPSRLKRHEKIHEGYACKKENCSYIGKTWTELLKHNKVSHAEPIVCSECNKTFKRKDYLKQHQKTHAVEREVCRCPREGCGRTYTTLFNLQSHILSFHEEKKPFSCDYPGCGKVFAMKSLARHAVVHDPEKRKLNLKAKRSRPKRSLASRLSGYIPPKTQPGKDEVVVESKTADKLMENGIPAVEIWTL, from the exons ATGGCCGGCGCGCTGGGGGACAGCGGCGGGGACGGGAGTGGTGGGAGCGCGCTCCTCCCTTCCTACATCTGCTCCTTCCCCGGCTGCGACGCCGCTTTCAACAAGGCCTGGCGGCTGTCCGCCCACCTCTGCCGGCACACGGGCGAG AGGCCGTATGTTTGCGATTATGAAGGCTGCGGCAAAGGGTTCACGAGGGACTTCCACCGCGCCCGACACCTCCTCACGCACACCGGGGAAAAGCCGTTCGA GTGCACAACCGATGGGTGCAATGCAAAATTTGGAACAAAATCAAACATGAAGAAGCACATTGAGCGCAAGCATCAGAATCAGCAAAAGCAATATGTG TGTGACTTTGAAGGCTGTAACAAGTCTTTCAAGAAGCATCAGCAACTTAAAGTTCATCAATGTCACCACACCAATGAACCTCCCTTCAA GTGTAATAAAGAAGGATGTGGAAAGAGTTTCTCTACTCCAAGTCGACTAAAGCGGCATGAGAAGATACATGAAG GCTATGCATGCAAGAAGGAAAACTGCTCATATATTGGAAAAACTTGGACAGAGCTTCTGAAACATAATAAAGTCAGTCATGCAG AGCCAATAGTCTGCAGTGAATGTAACAAAACTTTTAAACGGAAGGATTACCTCAAGCAGCATCAAAAGACACATGCTGTGGAGAGGGAAGTCTGTCGCTGCCCCAGAGAAGGATGTGGAAGAACATACACAACTTTATTTAACCTTCAAAGCCATATCCTCTCTTTTCATGAGGAGAAAAAACCATTCTCTTGTGATTATCCAGGCTGTGGAAAAGTGTTTGCAATGAAG AGCCTAGCAAGACATGCAGTTGTACATGATCCTGAAAAGAGAAAGCTGAACTTGAAA GCAAAGCGTTCTCGTCCCAAGAGGAGCTTAGCCTCTCGTCTCAGTGGCTACATTCCTCCCAAAACACAGCCAGGAAAGGATGAGGTTGTGGTGGAAAGCAAGACAGCAGATAAGCTCATGGAAAATGGAATACCAGCTGTTGAAATTTGGACTCTGTAG
- the MTIF3 gene encoding translation initiation factor IF-3, mitochondrial: MTALCTMKYLCQAARNESRYAKRFFGTLLPQTAQKWLFSPFWIVVPDPRKSAVFELTHPYCTGEKSHAQPKSKVAFGSVGRRIPYRILHVINQDGESLGNMHRAEALRLMDEHGLKLVLLQENVEPPVYRLMTGQQIHEEQLKRAEKKKASPKQGVVQKELSFSSAIAKNDLETKTKQIAQWIDKRHHVKVTIRQAKGSSTDMFMLFDQILETVSEKATYLSKPKVAREGVSTCIFRHMSDKELKEHQKMEIKKNNTVKKDENQDLKSNELHQ, encoded by the exons ATGACTGCCTTGTGTACAATGAAATATTTATGTCaagcagccagaaatgagagCAGATACGCAAAAAGGTTCTTTGGTACTCTTCTGCCACAGACAGCACAAAAGTGGCTCTTTTCTCCATTCTGGATAGTGGTACCTGACCCTAGGAAGTCAGCTGTATTTGAGCTTACTCACCCATATTGTACAGGTGAAAAATCTCATGCACAACCAAAAAGTAAAGTGGCATTTGGAAGCGTTGGGCGAAGAATTCCCTATCGTATTTTACACGTAATCAACCAGGATGGGGAGAGCTTAGGAAACATGCACCGAGCAGAGGCACTCAGACTTATGGATGAGCATGGCCTGAAACTGGTTCTGCTTCAGGAGAACGTAGAACCTCCAGTTTACAGACTGATGACTGGGCAGCAGATTCATGAAGAGCAGCTCAAACgtgcagagaagaaaaaagcaagtCCAAAGCAAG gggtggtgcagaaggagttGTCCTTTTCTTCAGCTATTGCCAAGAACGACTTAGAGACCAAGACTAAACAGATAGCACAGTGGATTGACAAGAGGCACCATGTTAAGGTTACCATCCGGCAAGCCAAAGGCAGCAGTACAGACATG TTCATGCTTTTTGATCAAATTTTGGAGACTGTGTCTGAGAAAGCAACTTACCTTTCCAAGCCAAAAGTTGCTAGAGAAGGAGTGAGTACCTGCATTTTCAGGCATATGTCTGACAAAGAGTTGAAAGAACACCAGAAGATGGAAATCAAGAAAAACAATACAGTAAAGAAAGATGAAAACCAAGATCTGAAGTCAAATGAATTGCATCAGTGA